A stretch of Henckelia pumila isolate YLH828 chromosome 4, ASM3356847v2, whole genome shotgun sequence DNA encodes these proteins:
- the LOC140865888 gene encoding porphobilinogen deaminase, chloroplastic-like, producing METAMATVNQAPFCKESRSHFKSPALAQRCGVFVTRASVAVEEKIRTKAAVIRIGTRGSPLALAQAYETREKLIKSHPELAEEGAIQILVIKTTGDKILSQPLADIGGKGLFTKEIDEALLDSEIDIAVHSMKDVPTYLPEKTILPCNLPREDVRDAFICLTAASLAELPAGSIVGTASLRRKSQLLNRYPSLKVQENFRGNVQTRLKKLNEGVVQATLLALAGLKRLNMTENVTSVLSIEDMLPAVAQGAIGIACRSDDEKMATYLASLNHEDTRLAISCERAFLEKLEGSCRTPIAGYASRDEDGNCIFKALVASPDGTRVLETARQGPYSFDDMIKMGVDAGEELLSRAGPGFFDHSLTT from the exons ATGGAGACCGCCATGGCCACTGTAAATCAAGCTCCTTTTTGTAAAGAATCGAGATCTCACTTTAAATCTCCAGCATTGGCCCAACGATGCGGAGTTTTTGTCACGAGGGCTTCGGTTGCAGTAGAAGAGAAGATTCGAACGAAGGCTGCTGTCATCAGAATTGGTACCAGGGGAAG CCCACTTGCCCTCGCTCAAGCTTATGAAACGCGGGAAAAGCTGATAAAGTCGCATCCCGAGTTGGCCGAGGAGGGGGCGATTCAGATTCTCGTCATCAAAACAACAGgtgataaaattttaagtcAGCCATTAGCAGATATAGGCGGAAAGGGCTTGTTCACTAAAGAGATAGACGAGGCGCTTCTTGATAGTGAAATCGATATTGCGGTACACTCGATGAAAGATGTCCCGACTTATCTTCCGGAGAAGACAATATTGCCTTGCAATCTTCCCCGGGAGGATGTCCGTGATGCTTTTATTTGCTTGACCGCAGCTTCTCTCGCCGAGCTTCCCGCAGGTAGCATTGTGGGAACTGCTTCTTTGAGAAGGAAGTCACAACTTCTCAACAGATATCCTTCGCTGAAG GTACAGGAGAATTTTCGAGGCAATGTACAGACAAGGTTGAAAAAACTGAATGAGGGAGTAGTCCAAGCAACATTGCTGGCATTAGCAGGGCTGAAACGTCTAAACATGACTGAGAATGTTACTTCTGTGCTGTCTATTGAAGATATGCTTCCTGCTGTAGCTCAAGGAGCTATCGGAATTGCGTGCAGAAGTGATGATGAAAAAATG GCTACATATTTGGCATCCTTGAATCACGAGGATACAAGATTAGCAATTTCCTGCGAGAGAGCTTTCTTAGAGAAATTAGAGGGATCTTGTCGAACTCCAATAGCTGGATACGCCAGTAGAGACGAAGATGGAAACTGCATTTTTAAAGCATTGGTCGCATCCCCTGATGGAACCAGAG TTCTTGAAACGGCTCGACAAGGTCCATATTCTTTTGATGATATGATAAAGATGGGTGTAGATGCAGGTGAGGAACTTCTCTCACGAGCCGGTCCGGGTTTCTTCGACCATAGTTTAACGACTTGA